A portion of the uncultured Draconibacterium sp. genome contains these proteins:
- a CDS encoding efflux RND transporter permease subunit has translation MLEKLLNQKAMISTILVAVLLGGIIAYNNIGKLEDAEIPIKAATVVTVYQGATAHEVELEITDPLEKAIQKLENIDEIKSVSRPGLSLITVYIQSTVKTPQLPQLWDHLRRKVNDAKGSLPAGAMEPIVNDDFADVYGILYAITADGYSHHELVKYTEYIERELLSVNGVRRSQVFGEQTETVDVVFSPEKLAGLSINPMYIAAAIQNETAIINPGSIVTGDESIRVGVGKKISSIEEIENLLIQVPGGGNFRLGDIATIERSYLEPKNEALFYNDKAGLTLGLSNESGINVVKLGERLDEKLAEIQKELPVGIEINQVYYQPDRVDDAVKDFMLNLAMSVGIVIVVLMFAMGYRSGLLISSGLIFTIMGTLIVMMAIGLPLHRVTLAAIILAMGMLVDNAIVVADGILVDLKSGMDRSKAFVNTAQKTALPLLGATAVAILAFLPLRMSPNEAGEFLASLFTVLIISLTLSWIFAMIQTPFNAKYFYRKERPKGEHAETYDTGLYKLFGKSLKWAIRNKYMFALGSFAVLIFAFWSFRFVKVDFMSKIDYDQFFIEYKLPQGADIEAVEKDLNQIQKDILDIEGIKSVTASLGRPPARYLLMRHMENGGSNYGDLIVETDNTDRVAEVIPEIEHYLSTNYPDAFFRVMEYGAAFSDADIEAQFTGPDPAVLKELANQAKKIFLDEPSAIHVTDDWKNQTKKIVPVYSVERAQPLGLSRADMGNSILVATNGRPIGAIYEGDKMMPIVLRTDNEVAENVEQLLNIPVWGQQSRTSVPLSQIVDTLKVTWDYELVHRLDNKRAIKAQCDAAEGYTAAEVQAKFQDKVEAIDLPKGYELTWEGATARSGEANSALFMFLPLAIGLMAIIIIGLFNNLKQPIIIFLVVPFAFVGIVLGLATTGVYLTFAGIIGALGLIGMMIKNAVVLLDEINRNIREGKDRLKATIDAALSRLRPVMMASLTTILGMAPLITDSMFNSTAIVIMFGLAIGSVITLVVVPVLYTVLYRVDGNKLNAIKEA, from the coding sequence ATGCTGGAGAAGTTACTGAATCAAAAAGCAATGATTTCCACCATACTGGTTGCAGTATTGCTCGGAGGTATAATTGCATACAACAACATAGGTAAACTTGAGGATGCCGAGATTCCGATTAAAGCAGCTACAGTTGTAACTGTTTACCAGGGAGCCACAGCACACGAGGTTGAGCTTGAAATAACCGATCCGCTTGAAAAAGCCATTCAGAAACTGGAGAATATCGATGAAATAAAATCTGTTTCTCGCCCCGGTTTGTCGCTTATTACCGTTTATATTCAATCTACGGTTAAAACACCACAGTTGCCACAACTTTGGGATCATCTTCGCCGAAAGGTTAACGATGCAAAAGGTTCGCTGCCGGCGGGAGCAATGGAACCAATTGTAAACGATGATTTTGCCGATGTTTATGGTATTTTATATGCTATTACAGCTGACGGTTATTCGCATCACGAGTTGGTAAAATACACCGAATATATAGAACGTGAATTGTTAAGTGTAAATGGTGTACGTCGTTCGCAAGTTTTTGGCGAGCAAACCGAAACCGTTGATGTGGTTTTCTCGCCTGAAAAGCTGGCCGGATTAAGTATTAATCCCATGTATATTGCTGCCGCCATTCAAAACGAAACGGCAATTATTAATCCCGGTTCTATTGTAACCGGCGACGAGTCGATTCGTGTTGGAGTTGGAAAAAAAATATCATCAATTGAAGAAATTGAAAATCTTCTGATTCAGGTTCCCGGAGGAGGAAATTTTCGTTTAGGAGATATTGCAACAATTGAAAGGTCGTATCTCGAGCCAAAAAACGAGGCACTTTTTTACAACGATAAAGCCGGATTAACACTGGGCTTGTCGAACGAAAGCGGAATTAATGTTGTAAAACTGGGTGAGCGACTGGATGAAAAACTGGCAGAAATTCAGAAAGAATTGCCGGTTGGAATTGAGATTAACCAGGTTTACTACCAGCCCGACCGCGTTGATGATGCTGTAAAAGATTTTATGCTGAACCTTGCCATGTCGGTGGGTATTGTAATTGTGGTGTTAATGTTTGCTATGGGATACCGTTCAGGACTGCTCATCTCAAGTGGTTTAATTTTTACGATTATGGGAACCCTGATCGTAATGATGGCTATTGGGCTTCCGTTACATCGTGTAACGCTGGCAGCCATTATTCTGGCTATGGGAATGTTGGTTGACAACGCCATTGTTGTTGCCGATGGAATTTTGGTCGACCTGAAATCGGGGATGGACAGAAGCAAAGCCTTTGTAAATACAGCGCAAAAAACAGCATTACCGCTGCTTGGTGCAACGGCTGTTGCCATTTTGGCCTTTTTACCTTTGCGCATGTCGCCCAACGAAGCCGGCGAATTCCTGGCCTCGTTGTTTACGGTGCTTATTATTTCGCTTACCTTAAGCTGGATATTTGCCATGATTCAAACACCATTCAATGCCAAATATTTTTACCGTAAAGAACGTCCGAAAGGAGAGCATGCCGAAACTTATGATACCGGACTTTATAAGTTGTTTGGCAAATCTTTAAAATGGGCAATACGCAATAAATACATGTTTGCATTGGGTTCGTTTGCCGTTCTGATTTTTGCATTCTGGTCCTTCCGTTTTGTAAAGGTCGACTTCATGTCGAAAATTGATTACGACCAATTTTTTATCGAATATAAATTGCCACAAGGGGCAGATATTGAGGCTGTTGAAAAAGACCTGAATCAAATTCAAAAGGATATTCTTGATATCGAAGGCATTAAGTCTGTTACTGCTTCGTTAGGGCGTCCGCCGGCTCGTTACCTGTTAATGCGACATATGGAAAACGGTGGCTCAAATTATGGCGACCTGATTGTGGAAACTGACAATACTGATAGGGTGGCTGAAGTTATTCCTGAAATTGAACACTACCTGAGTACCAATTACCCGGATGCTTTTTTTAGGGTGATGGAATATGGTGCAGCCTTTTCTGATGCTGATATTGAAGCACAGTTTACCGGGCCTGATCCGGCTGTATTAAAAGAATTAGCCAATCAGGCTAAAAAGATATTTTTAGACGAGCCGTCTGCCATTCATGTTACCGACGATTGGAAAAATCAAACAAAAAAAATTGTTCCCGTTTACTCGGTTGAACGTGCGCAACCATTGGGTTTGTCGCGTGCCGACATGGGGAATTCAATTTTAGTAGCTACCAACGGTCGTCCGATTGGAGCCATTTACGAAGGCGATAAAATGATGCCAATTGTGTTGCGAACTGATAACGAAGTGGCTGAAAATGTGGAGCAATTACTGAATATTCCGGTTTGGGGCCAACAAAGTCGCACCAGTGTTCCTCTTTCGCAAATTGTTGATACGTTGAAAGTAACATGGGATTACGAACTTGTACATCGTTTGGATAACAAACGGGCCATTAAAGCACAGTGCGATGCTGCCGAGGGCTATACCGCTGCCGAGGTTCAGGCAAAATTTCAGGATAAAGTGGAAGCCATTGACTTGCCCAAAGGTTACGAGTTAACCTGGGAAGGAGCTACAGCGCGATCGGGCGAGGCAAACAGTGCGCTGTTTATGTTTTTGCCTTTGGCAATTGGGCTAATGGCCATTATTATCATTGGCTTATTTAATAACCTGAAGCAGCCAATAATAATTTTCCTTGTGGTGCCATTTGCGTTTGTAGGTATTGTGCTGGGACTGGCAACCACAGGAGTTTACCTTACTTTTGCCGGAATTATCGGTGCCCTGGGATTAATTGGTATGATGATTAAAAATGCAGTGGTTCTGCTTGATGAAATCAACCGCAATATCAGGGAAGGAAAAGATAGGCTGAAAGCTACTATTGATGCAGCATTATCGCGTTTGCGCCCGGTAATGATGGCTTCGTTAACAACCATTTTAGGAATGGCGCCGCTGATTACCGATTCGATGTTTAACTCAACGGCCATCGTAATCATGTTTGGTTTAGCCATTGGCTCAGTTATCACACTTGTTGTTGTGCCGGTACTTTACACTGTTTTGTATCGGGTTGACGGCAATAAATTAAATGCAATAAAAGAAGCATAA
- a CDS encoding efflux RND transporter periplasmic adaptor subunit, which yields MKIKNIILVLAAAIIAFSGCKSSTGEEPQAETIKNVKIETITDAVSQNTITFNGKIKEKSLTSLSFRVGGPLLKLNAKQGDYVKQGQVIAEIDKRDYKLQVETTKAQFEQTESEYLRYKQLIEQNKIPENTFEKIKSGYLMTKTAYENAQNQLRDTELKAPFSGYIYEKFVENYQTVGAGTPIVSIIDNSHLEAVVSVSESQLQRVKSDKESYLNVANAGIHQLPVKLLSVSEKAMHDGLYEVKFSFNNKNDLEVAPGMTAEVTVYCDAQENQLSVAASAVFHEKTSTYVWIYNPSTSKVEKRTVDIALDGPKGRVNIKSGISNGEQVVTAGVHYLVEGQKVQPIKEQSVTNIGGLL from the coding sequence ATGAAAATTAAGAACATTATTCTCGTATTAGCTGCTGCTATAATCGCATTTTCAGGGTGCAAAAGTAGCACCGGAGAAGAGCCTCAGGCCGAAACAATTAAAAATGTGAAAATAGAAACCATTACCGACGCGGTTTCTCAAAACACAATAACATTTAACGGAAAGATTAAGGAGAAAAGCCTTACATCTTTGTCTTTTCGCGTTGGTGGTCCTTTGTTAAAACTAAATGCAAAACAGGGCGATTACGTGAAACAAGGCCAGGTAATTGCCGAGATCGACAAGCGCGATTATAAACTGCAGGTGGAAACTACCAAAGCACAGTTTGAGCAGACCGAAAGTGAATACTTGCGTTACAAACAACTGATCGAGCAAAACAAAATTCCTGAAAACACTTTTGAAAAAATTAAATCGGGATACCTGATGACAAAGACAGCTTACGAAAATGCACAAAACCAATTGCGCGACACCGAGCTGAAAGCACCGTTCTCAGGTTACATTTACGAGAAGTTTGTTGAAAACTATCAAACAGTAGGGGCAGGAACTCCAATTGTTTCTATTATTGATAACTCGCACCTCGAGGCAGTGGTTTCAGTATCAGAAAGTCAATTGCAACGTGTAAAAAGCGATAAAGAAAGTTATCTGAATGTTGCCAATGCAGGCATTCATCAACTTCCGGTAAAATTATTAAGTGTTAGCGAAAAGGCAATGCACGACGGATTGTACGAAGTGAAATTTTCGTTCAACAATAAAAATGATTTGGAAGTAGCTCCGGGAATGACTGCCGAAGTTACCGTTTATTGCGATGCACAGGAGAACCAACTTTCGGTTGCGGCATCGGCGGTATTTCACGAAAAAACAAGTACTTATGTTTGGATATACAATCCCTCAACAAGTAAAGTTGAAAAACGCACAGTTGACATTGCACTCGACGGACCCAAGGGCCGCGTTAACATCAAATCGGGTATAAGCAATGGCGAACAAGTTGTTACCGCCGGCGTACATTACCTGGTAGAAGGACAGAAAGTACAACCCATAAAAGAGCAATCAGTAACTAACATTGGAGGATTGTTGTAA
- a CDS encoding glycosyltransferase family 2 protein, giving the protein METSIIVCTHNEENTIFNVVASCCKHNPEAEVIVVDDGSTDGTENVLKTLAAHYEFEYLKLPENHGKSYAMACGVEYASNEIVLFINANLEHLRKEHFAAMLSPIQNHEADMVIGNPASFTINYGATPYETAMGEKAMLKADLLPILKDVKEIFFGVEAFLTIYYQALGKRVCYQALSDLKKVNGKGEKQKEKTLKTGDKEIANALISNFDLMMKRVQNNIQNSQNYTQSTISSVQLQLNKYMKHLRERITSVETL; this is encoded by the coding sequence ATGGAAACAAGCATTATTGTTTGCACGCACAACGAAGAAAACACAATTTTCAATGTTGTGGCCTCGTGTTGCAAACATAACCCTGAAGCCGAGGTGATTGTAGTTGATGATGGATCGACCGACGGAACAGAAAACGTTCTGAAAACCCTGGCTGCTCATTATGAGTTCGAGTATTTAAAGCTGCCTGAAAACCATGGAAAGAGTTATGCAATGGCCTGTGGCGTAGAGTATGCCAGCAACGAAATAGTGTTGTTCATTAATGCCAACCTGGAACATCTGCGAAAAGAGCATTTTGCAGCCATGCTTAGTCCCATTCAAAACCACGAAGCCGATATGGTTATTGGTAATCCTGCCAGTTTTACAATTAACTATGGCGCAACTCCTTACGAAACGGCAATGGGCGAAAAAGCGATGCTTAAAGCCGATTTACTTCCCATTTTAAAAGATGTAAAAGAAATTTTTTTTGGTGTTGAAGCATTCCTCACGATCTATTATCAGGCCTTGGGGAAACGTGTTTGTTATCAGGCTTTAAGCGATTTGAAGAAAGTGAATGGCAAAGGCGAAAAGCAAAAAGAAAAGACGCTAAAAACAGGCGACAAAGAAATTGCCAATGCTCTTATCTCTAATTTCGACCTGATGATGAAACGCGTTCAAAACAATATCCAAAACTCTCAGAATTACACACAATCAACTATTTCAAGTGTACAATTACAATTAAATAAGTACATGAAGCATCTCCGGGAACGTATAACAAGTGTTGAAACGCTTTAG
- a CDS encoding adenylate/guanylate cyclase domain-containing protein, translating to MPKLERTYKGSVRRHQLLLLVYTLIYWNIVIRFAIFIRMLGARDDHMGNMLSKGMSFLVDEILWSSLVISLFATLSWFTLNLVYPRLVRNFKMRKLAIGVVFLDIIIFLVISILLGIVHYSVSKDLSFSESVSHLPRFLFNSTILFFLIVLFVGGYVYQLINTLLQQVGYAPLGKIMMGYYQKPREEELIFMFLDLESSTAVAEKLGHKKYSYFIQDCFKCVSNSLLATRGRVYQFVGDEVVVSWDARRESSYKGAVDFYYLYEKALSKRREYFEKEYGMMPVFTASLNVGKVMAAEVGEIKRELAFHGDVLNTAARIQKQCKRYKKKILVTSEFAVKLIKNTKEYKIEYVDLIKFFGKKNSIKIYEVHPAED from the coding sequence ATGCCAAAACTTGAAAGAACATATAAGGGATCGGTACGGCGTCATCAGTTGTTATTGTTGGTTTACACTTTAATTTACTGGAATATCGTTATTCGGTTTGCTATTTTTATTCGAATGCTTGGTGCCCGCGACGACCACATGGGCAACATGCTGTCAAAAGGAATGAGTTTTTTGGTTGATGAAATTTTATGGTCGTCACTGGTGATTTCGTTGTTTGCCACACTAAGCTGGTTTACACTTAATTTGGTGTATCCGCGTTTAGTCCGAAACTTTAAAATGAGGAAATTGGCCATTGGTGTTGTTTTTCTCGATATCATTATCTTTTTAGTTATCAGTATTCTTTTGGGAATCGTGCACTACAGCGTATCAAAAGATCTGAGTTTTTCCGAATCAGTATCGCACTTACCCCGGTTTTTATTCAACTCAACCATCCTTTTCTTTTTAATCGTATTGTTTGTTGGTGGCTATGTTTACCAATTAATAAACACACTTTTGCAGCAGGTTGGATATGCTCCGTTGGGCAAAATAATGATGGGGTATTACCAAAAACCGCGGGAAGAGGAATTGATTTTTATGTTTCTCGACTTGGAATCGTCAACAGCAGTGGCCGAAAAATTAGGGCACAAGAAATACAGTTATTTTATTCAGGATTGTTTTAAATGTGTGTCTAACTCGTTGTTGGCAACCCGCGGACGTGTTTATCAGTTTGTTGGCGATGAGGTAGTGGTATCGTGGGATGCCCGCCGAGAATCTTCGTATAAAGGTGCAGTTGATTTTTATTACCTGTATGAAAAAGCATTGAGTAAACGGCGCGAGTATTTTGAAAAAGAATATGGAATGATGCCTGTTTTTACTGCATCGTTAAATGTTGGAAAAGTAATGGCGGCAGAGGTTGGAGAGATTAAGCGCGAGTTGGCTTTTCATGGCGATGTGTTAAACACCGCTGCACGTATACAAAAACAATGCAAACGCTACAAAAAGAAAATTCTGGTTACCAGCGAGTTTGCAGTTAAACTGATAAAAAATACCAAAGAATACAAAATTGAATATGTTGACCTGATTAAGTTTTTTGGAAAGAAAAATTCGATTAAAATATACGAAGTCCATCCGGCCGAAGATTAG
- a CDS encoding Pycsar system effector family protein, translating into MEIVEEVKRFAIKYYEEKVSALLNYHSVEHTRLVAQVSATIADAEGLDERNKNIVVVAAWFHDIGHAVSLKDHEAEGCKIARQFLVDKGMDDHFIAEVEKCIEATRMGAPKNSLLEEIIGDADHAHAGMDNFMEISNLLRKEMCNFVERKCSKLDYWEQTLDFIKGIKFHTNYAKTTFEPVRLENIKKVKKRIKKLLGTKTAEAPKTNKKSTARGIETMFRLTARNQINLSSIADNKANIMLTINAVLVSVLMSTSALTLRTSEQNFLIPGIILIIGCLISLVFAILSVIPKYGSGNYSDDDLKNRKLNLLFFGNFFNMPYRKYEKGVKEMMDDYDYLYGTLTKDQYNLGKVLAKKYKLLRYSYHVFMVSFVVAVLTFLILYLSKIL; encoded by the coding sequence ATGGAAATTGTTGAAGAAGTAAAGCGGTTTGCTATAAAATATTACGAAGAGAAGGTTTCGGCCCTGTTAAATTATCATTCAGTAGAGCATACCAGGTTGGTAGCCCAAGTGTCGGCAACTATTGCTGATGCTGAAGGTTTGGATGAACGCAATAAAAATATTGTGGTAGTGGCTGCCTGGTTTCATGATATTGGCCACGCAGTGTCGTTAAAAGACCACGAAGCAGAGGGCTGCAAGATTGCCCGCCAGTTTTTGGTTGACAAAGGAATGGATGACCATTTTATTGCCGAGGTTGAAAAGTGCATTGAGGCCACAAGAATGGGAGCACCGAAAAACTCATTACTTGAAGAAATAATTGGCGACGCAGACCACGCGCATGCCGGGATGGATAATTTTATGGAAATCTCGAATTTGTTGCGAAAAGAGATGTGCAATTTTGTTGAACGAAAATGCTCGAAACTCGATTACTGGGAACAAACTCTCGATTTTATTAAGGGAATAAAATTTCATACCAATTACGCCAAAACAACATTTGAACCGGTGCGTTTAGAGAATATTAAGAAAGTTAAAAAGCGCATTAAAAAACTGTTGGGAACCAAAACTGCTGAAGCACCAAAAACCAACAAAAAAAGTACTGCCCGGGGTATTGAAACCATGTTCAGGCTAACGGCACGCAACCAAATAAATTTGAGTTCGATAGCTGATAACAAAGCCAATATAATGCTAACCATTAACGCAGTGTTGGTTTCGGTATTGATGAGTACCAGTGCATTAACCTTGCGTACGAGCGAACAGAATTTTCTGATTCCAGGTATTATTTTAATTATTGGGTGCTTAATATCGCTGGTGTTTGCCATTCTTTCGGTTATACCAAAATACGGGTCGGGAAATTACAGCGATGACGACCTTAAAAACCGAAAGCTAAACTTGTTGTTTTTTGGTAACTTTTTTAATATGCCTTACCGGAAGTATGAAAAGGGTGTAAAAGAAATGATGGACGATTACGATTATTTGTACGGAACATTAACCAAAGATCAGTATAATTTGGGAAAAGTGTTGGCTAAAAAATATAAACTGTTGCGGTATTCCTACCATGTTTTTATGGTCAGTTTTGTGGTTGCGGTACTTACTTTTTTAATTCTGTATCTTTCAAAAATTTTGTAA
- a CDS encoding BamA/TamA family outer membrane protein: protein MIKDLIKISVVLWALVAGFNSPLAAQNDVTYSVFLAGNTATTKNPELTRFITDLTEISQPHAFVYLGNYSESNTNDDELQFNFFPDMQDENVPLLFANGTDEWHNGKKNTKKVRKAVREKFADNEVYTNDWGCPGPTEVQLSNELTVILIDTYWWLTDLDTRYGKCGIEEDEDVFVWLKDALRQNKNKTVIVAGFHPIESVGPHGGYLPTAAGIAAFPYTIFKNTLGGKNDLVHPDYKNLRQQMRAVLHGFPNVIYASALENSLQYIKTDNIHQVISGSLVKQAFANNKKADFASSEAGISRIDIHKNGDVTLNFFELESGTKKPVFSRLLYTLKPETDEDLSAKRQAIFKDSTHTTFASQQYRATKSYEKWMGKNYREVWETPVEARVFDISKEKGGLKILKRGGGQQTKSVRLENDEEHQYVLRSLEKFAEGALPDEMKQTFAKDIVQDQISASNPYAALPAAALAESAGVFHTNPEIVYVPQDPLFRQYTEDMRSGLFLFEERPANDRSDLKSFGYSKDIIGTDDVIEEITKSEDHQVDQQAVLRARLLDIFINDWDRHDDQWRWASFKEDGKTIYKPIPRDRDQTFFVNQGILPGIASLPFILPKLQNFQPRTKNVVGLGFNARYFDRTFLNQMEWEDWQKANTELMKRMTPEAINKAMATFPKEIQPLVADSTAKILLERKKYMEEMAHELYLYQAKRINIPGTDRKDLFEIERKNDEETEITVYHIKKDESKGKLIYERTIKTSETHEVVCYGLDEEDQFEISGKVNKGPIIRIIGGQDKDVVVNNSKVSGIKAKTLVYDLKKSTEIEGKGRTNAKLTDNKIIHDYDRKYFKRDVGMPLASGGYNADDGIYLGYGRSWYKQKFRRDNRTSVLGDYSLVNSSLILKAQYESLSTNNGLDALFGIDASTENFTTNFFGFGNNSTYTNSGFNSDYFKVKQRRIIAQLAIQKRFGESVWARYNEEDEHKDHPVNEHKIGVLAQWKLNDTKEEENKFIANFGENGLTPENLGQIHYAVFGAYYEYQNLNKDFRPTRGFTFNTSAKRYLNIQGEESNFTKLEGSTSALLSFTKYPRTVFAFRAGGEKIFGDYFFHDAAILDGKTNLRGFRKTRFYGDASAYLNSEIRFKLIDFKNYLLTGELGVLFFNDVGRVWLDGENSSKWHNGYGGGFWVSPFKMAIITTTLNKSREETLVQFNFSFLF, encoded by the coding sequence ATGATAAAAGACCTGATTAAAATTAGCGTTGTTTTATGGGCCCTTGTTGCAGGCTTCAACTCACCGCTTGCAGCGCAAAACGATGTAACTTACAGTGTGTTTTTAGCCGGAAATACGGCCACTACCAAAAATCCTGAGCTCACCAGGTTTATTACTGATCTTACAGAAATTAGCCAGCCACACGCTTTTGTTTACCTCGGCAATTACTCCGAGTCGAACACCAACGACGATGAGCTGCAATTTAATTTCTTCCCCGATATGCAAGACGAAAATGTTCCCTTACTATTTGCTAACGGAACCGACGAGTGGCACAACGGAAAAAAGAATACAAAAAAAGTTCGGAAAGCAGTTCGTGAGAAATTTGCCGACAACGAAGTTTACACCAACGACTGGGGATGCCCCGGACCAACCGAAGTGCAGTTAAGCAACGAGTTAACCGTAATTTTAATTGATACCTACTGGTGGCTCACTGATCTTGATACCCGCTACGGGAAATGTGGTATTGAAGAAGATGAGGATGTTTTTGTATGGCTGAAAGATGCGCTTCGTCAAAATAAAAATAAAACAGTTATTGTTGCCGGATTTCATCCAATAGAATCGGTTGGGCCCCACGGTGGTTACCTGCCAACTGCGGCCGGTATTGCTGCGTTTCCATACACAATTTTTAAAAATACACTAGGCGGAAAAAATGATTTGGTGCATCCTGATTATAAAAACCTGCGCCAGCAAATGCGTGCTGTTTTACATGGTTTTCCCAATGTAATTTATGCATCGGCTCTCGAGAACAGCCTTCAGTACATTAAAACCGATAACATTCACCAGGTAATAAGCGGATCGTTGGTTAAGCAAGCTTTTGCAAATAATAAGAAAGCAGATTTTGCAAGTAGCGAAGCCGGTATTTCAAGGATTGACATTCATAAAAATGGCGATGTTACACTCAACTTTTTTGAACTTGAAAGTGGCACGAAAAAACCGGTTTTCAGCCGCTTGTTGTACACGCTAAAACCGGAAACTGATGAGGATTTGAGCGCAAAACGTCAGGCCATTTTTAAAGATTCGACCCACACCACTTTTGCCAGCCAACAATACCGGGCCACAAAAAGTTATGAAAAATGGATGGGCAAAAACTACCGCGAAGTTTGGGAAACACCCGTTGAAGCGCGTGTGTTCGACATCAGTAAAGAAAAGGGTGGATTGAAAATATTAAAACGAGGAGGAGGACAACAAACCAAATCGGTTCGGTTAGAAAATGATGAAGAGCATCAATATGTTTTACGCTCGCTCGAAAAATTTGCTGAAGGTGCTTTGCCCGATGAAATGAAACAAACATTTGCAAAGGATATTGTTCAGGATCAGATTTCGGCATCAAATCCTTATGCAGCATTGCCGGCAGCAGCATTGGCCGAAAGTGCAGGTGTTTTTCATACCAATCCGGAAATTGTTTATGTTCCGCAAGATCCGCTTTTCAGGCAATACACCGAAGATATGCGCAGTGGTTTATTTTTGTTTGAAGAACGCCCTGCAAACGACAGAAGCGACCTGAAAAGTTTTGGCTACTCGAAAGATATTATTGGAACCGACGATGTAATTGAGGAAATTACGAAAAGCGAAGATCACCAGGTGGATCAGCAGGCAGTTTTGCGTGCCCGCCTGCTTGATATTTTTATAAACGACTGGGACCGCCACGATGACCAGTGGCGTTGGGCCTCATTTAAGGAAGACGGTAAAACCATTTATAAACCTATTCCGCGCGATCGCGATCAAACATTTTTTGTAAACCAGGGAATTTTACCTGGCATCGCATCGTTACCTTTTATATTACCAAAACTTCAAAACTTTCAACCGCGCACAAAAAATGTAGTCGGACTTGGATTTAATGCCCGCTACTTCGACCGTACTTTTCTTAATCAGATGGAATGGGAAGACTGGCAAAAAGCAAATACTGAGCTAATGAAACGGATGACTCCGGAAGCCATTAACAAAGCCATGGCAACTTTCCCCAAAGAAATTCAACCGCTGGTTGCCGATTCTACTGCTAAAATTCTACTCGAGCGAAAAAAGTACATGGAAGAAATGGCGCATGAGCTGTACCTGTACCAGGCTAAAAGAATAAATATTCCGGGAACCGATCGTAAAGATCTGTTCGAAATTGAGCGAAAAAATGATGAAGAAACAGAAATCACTGTTTACCACATAAAAAAGGACGAAAGCAAAGGGAAACTTATTTATGAACGTACAATAAAAACAAGCGAAACACATGAAGTTGTGTGTTACGGGCTGGATGAAGAAGACCAGTTTGAAATTAGCGGAAAAGTTAACAAAGGACCGATAATCAGGATAATTGGAGGGCAGGATAAAGATGTGGTGGTTAACAACTCGAAAGTAAGCGGGATAAAAGCCAAAACACTGGTTTACGACCTGAAAAAAAGTACCGAAATTGAAGGCAAAGGGAGAACAAATGCCAAACTCACCGACAATAAAATTATTCATGATTACGACCGGAAGTATTTTAAACGCGATGTAGGAATGCCACTGGCCAGTGGTGGTTACAATGCCGATGATGGTATTTATCTCGGCTACGGACGGTCGTGGTACAAACAAAAGTTCAGGCGCGATAACAGAACCTCAGTTTTGGGTGATTACTCGCTGGTAAATTCATCGCTTATTTTAAAGGCACAATACGAATCGCTGTCTACCAACAATGGTTTAGATGCCCTGTTTGGAATTGATGCAAGTACCGAGAACTTTACAACCAACTTTTTTGGTTTTGGTAACAACTCAACATACACCAACAGTGGTTTTAACAGCGATTATTTTAAGGTAAAACAACGACGGATTATTGCTCAACTGGCCATACAGAAAAGGTTTGGCGAATCAGTTTGGGCACGTTACAACGAGGAAGACGAACACAAAGACCATCCGGTTAACGAGCACAAAATAGGAGTATTGGCACAATGGAAACTCAACGACACAAAAGAAGAAGAAAATAAGTTTATCGCCAATTTTGGAGAAAATGGCCTTACTCCTGAAAATCTTGGCCAAATACATTATGCCGTTTTTGGAGCATATTACGAGTACCAGAATTTAAATAAAGATTTCAGGCCAACACGAGGATTTACTTTTAATACCTCGGCCAAACGCTACCTAAATATTCAAGGCGAGGAATCCAATTTCACCAAACTGGAAGGATCGACATCGGCGTTATTAAGTTTTACAAAATATCCACGAACCGTTTTTGCATTCCGTGCAGGTGGTGAAAAAATATTTGGCGATTACTTTTTTCATGATGCCGCAATCCTGGATGGAAAAACAAATCTTCGGGGTTTTCGGAAAACACGCTTTTACGGCGATGCAAGTGCCTACTTAAACTCGGAAATACGATTTAAACTTATCGATTTTAAAAATTACCTGCTTACCGGAGAACTCGGCGTTCTCTTTTTTAACGATGTGGGCCGCGTTTGGCTCGATGGCGAAAATTCATCGAAATGGCACAACGGTTATGGCGGA